The genomic window AAAGCCTACGCCCAATTGATGGATTTGCACTCCCAATCGCTCCAATGCGGTTTGCTCGCCGTAGGTTCGTTGCGGGGATTTGATAAACTGCAACACCGTCGTTTTCATACCCCGGCCCACTGCCCGCAGCACCAATCCCAGAGCGGCTGTAGTTTTTCCTTTGCCTTTACCGGTGTAAACCAGCGTCAAGCCTTTTCGCGTCTTTGGCGCCCATGTTTCCGTCGCTAAGCCCTTATCCAGACGTTGCTCGTTCACTTGTGTCATACTCTGTCCCTCCGTTTGCCGTATTCCCTGCAGATCAACAACCACCGTCGGACCATCTCTGGATGGGAAGCGAAATGGAGATGGACATAGCCGGCCAACACATTCCCCTTGACGTATCCCTCCAATCGAGTGCCGAACCGACCTTCGCAAGCGTATGCGCGGGGGTAGTCCTCTGTCTCGGGTGTCAGGGCGGAATAATGGAATTCATGTCCTCTCGCCTTTTCTCCTTTTTCCAACAAGACGGAATCGGACAACGCCGTCACTTCCCGGTATCCCAATGCCGCCAGCCGGTCCCGCATCGTCACCTTGGCCGGAATCACCCCGACCATGGGATGTTCGCGTCCCGCTCGGTCGATGATCGCTTCGCAGAGATACATGTAACCGCCGCATTCGGCAAACGTGGGCAAACCCTCGGCGATTTTGCGGCGGATAGAATCTTTCACGTCCTCCTCCTGTGCCAGCTCCGACACAAATTCTTCGGGAAACCCACCGCCGATCATTAACCCGTCCGCTTCCTCCGGGACGGGTTCTCCCGCCAACGGGCTGAAAAACCGGAGATCAGCACCGGCCAGCGTCAACAGCTCCAGATTTTCCGGGTAATAAAAATGGAAAGCGGCGTCGCGGGCGACGGCGATCACCGGACGCCGACCCTCAGAGGCGGCGACAGGGACGAAAAGGCGTTCCTCCGGCCATGCCAGTGCTGGCGCCTCATCGGCGACAGAGATCAACGCGTCCAGATCCACTCCTTGTTCGATCACATCGGCCAACTGTTCAAACAAGGGTTGCAGTTCTCCCCGTTCGACGGCGGGGATCAGACCCAGGTGACGCTCAGGTATATTCAGCTCGGCATCACGAGGAAGCCACCCGAAAACGGGAATGCCGCATTCCTGCTCGATGGCCGCCTTTGCCAGCCGATAGTGTCCCTCGCTGCCCGCTTTGTTGACGATGACACCGCGGATGGCCACCTCGGGGTTGAGTTGTTGGAACCCCATCACGATCGCTGCGACGCTTCGTGCCATGCTATGGATGTCGACAACCAAGACAACCGGACTTTGCAGGAGGATGGCGATATCGGCCGTACTGCCGGTGTCGCTCAACGGATCTTTCCCGTCGTAGAGACCCATCACCCCCTCCACGATCGACAAGTCCGCTCCTTCACTCCCGCGTAAAAAAATTTCCCGGACTCGGTTGCGGGGCATCATCCAGACGTCCAGGTTGCGTGATGATCTGCCGGTCACCGCCGTATGGTATGTGGGATCGATGTAGTCCGGCCCCGTTTTAAACCCCTGGACCGTCATGTTTCTTCTGCGAAACGCCGCCATCAATCCCAGTGTAATTGTGGTTTTGCCTACGCCGCTTCCTGTTCCGGCGATGACGATTCTCGGTCGATGTTCTTTCAACGGACGCCCGCCTCCGTTCGCTCATGGGGTACCACGGCAACGGAGATGGTGACATTGCCGCTCTTTTTCTTCTCCATCAGCCACGTTTCTGCCCCGGCTGACAACAGAGCCGCCGGCTCACTCACGCCGTACGCTCCCGTGTACCGGTACACGACTTCCGACGGATGGGGAAGTTCGACCGTATTCAGCTCCTCCGGGGTGTACACGATGAGCGGCCATCCGTATTTCTCCGATAACGACTTCAACCCCGGTTCATCCTTTTTCAGATCGATGGAAGCGAGATTGCGGACGCTGCGAACCGACAGCCTCAGTTCAGCAAGCGTCTCCAACACCACTTGCTCGATTTCTTCCACCGGCGTGCCCCGGTTGCACCCGATGCCCAGCACGATCACTTTGGGCCGGTACAGCACGCCGTTGGACAGGAGCGTCCTCTCTTCATCCTCCGTCAACAACCGATGGGTGACCACCAGCGCGGCGTCAAAGCCCGCCTCGACGGCTCCCGTAGCCGAACGGTACACCCGGATGTGGGATGGCAACGGTTTGTCATACGTCCACCAATTCCGCTCTCCCGATTCCTGCACGATGGCGATCCGTTCCTCGTTCACCACGGCGGCGCTGACGGGGGTCACCTTATCAAAGTTTTCGATTTCCCAACCGAAATCGCGCCCGAACAAATCCACCGCGATCGTTTGCTGAACGTCGGAAGCGGTGGTGATAACGGGACGCGCCCCCAACAGGGAGGCAACGCTCCGGGTCAACGCATTGGCCCCGCCGAGGTGGCCAGACAACACACTGATG from Polycladomyces subterraneus includes these protein-coding regions:
- a CDS encoding cobyrinate a,c-diamide synthase → MKEHRPRIVIAGTGSGVGKTTITLGLMAAFRRRNMTVQGFKTGPDYIDPTYHTAVTGRSSRNLDVWMMPRNRVREIFLRGSEGADLSIVEGVMGLYDGKDPLSDTGSTADIAILLQSPVVLVVDIHSMARSVAAIVMGFQQLNPEVAIRGVIVNKAGSEGHYRLAKAAIEQECGIPVFGWLPRDAELNIPERHLGLIPAVERGELQPLFEQLADVIEQGVDLDALISVADEAPALAWPEERLFVPVAASEGRRPVIAVARDAAFHFYYPENLELLTLAGADLRFFSPLAGEPVPEEADGLMIGGGFPEEFVSELAQEEDVKDSIRRKIAEGLPTFAECGGYMYLCEAIIDRAGREHPMVGVIPAKVTMRDRLAALGYREVTALSDSVLLEKGEKARGHEFHYSALTPETEDYPRAYACEGRFGTRLEGYVKGNVLAGYVHLHFASHPEMVRRWLLICREYGKRRDRV
- a CDS encoding cobalt-precorrin 5A hydrolase, translating into MSSDPAQTSERVAIVAITKHGTALARTLRDKMPGADLYYMEKFATGDEAIEGIHLFTGSVRLILPDLFQRYDGLVIFISLGAVVRMIAPLLKDKKTDPAVVVVDDRAEHAISVLSGHLGGANALTRSVASLLGARPVITTASDVQQTIAVDLFGRDFGWEIENFDKVTPVSAAVVNEERIAIVQESGERNWWTYDKPLPSHIRVYRSATGAVEAGFDAALVVTHRLLTEDEERTLLSNGVLYRPKVIVLGIGCNRGTPVEEIEQVVLETLAELRLSVRSVRNLASIDLKKDEPGLKSLSEKYGWPLIVYTPEELNTVELPHPSEVVYRYTGAYGVSEPAALLSAGAETWLMEKKKSGNVTISVAVVPHERTEAGVR